One genomic segment of Arachis duranensis cultivar V14167 chromosome 4, aradu.V14167.gnm2.J7QH, whole genome shotgun sequence includes these proteins:
- the LOC107486495 gene encoding F-box/kelch-repeat protein At3g06240-like produces the protein MEQNNNSSKSINDMLPPELITQILLRLSVKHLGRVKSVSKFWNNLISNPNFAKSHFELSLAPTHRCIFIPEVTIDHRSIDLDALSHATYADAAAATITKISPSPAAADNDSDPDYDDHIVLGSCRGFIALYQYPHFFVIWNPLTGSHRIISCHHIAKISDMATNCYYSFGGELLFGFGYDATRDDYLVVLAWKDEKKNQEGHFDFFSLRSNSWSSFKEDVIIPDQLKRRKKWAHSMFFNGAIHWLNHDGDYDAIATILVFDTSKRKGFLEIAVPEQVGRYYPCHLTVLGGCLALYYDKDDDDYDKSVIWVMKEYNVQSSWTSYEIPSSYFEPVCLSEDGDFIGFDESPGMSKYNVRGELLMRFDRSCN, from the coding sequence ATGGAGCAAAACAACAACAGCAGCAAAAGCATCAACGACATGCTCCCTCCAGAATTGATAACTCAAATCTTATTGAGACTTTCTGTCAAACACCTTGGGCGCGTCAAGAGTGTTTCCAAGTTTTGGAACAATCTCATCTCCAACCCCAATTTCGCAAAATCTCATTTTGAACTCTCTCTGGCACCCACCCATAGATGTATCTTCATCCCAGAAGTTACAATTGATCATCGATCCATTGACCTCGATGCACTATCCCATGCTACTTATGCTGACGCTGCCGCTGCTACAATAACAAAGATTTCTCCTTCTCCTGCTGCTGCTGATAACGATTCTGATCCTGATTATGATGATCACATCGTTCTTGGATCATGTCGAGGATTCATAGCTTTATACCAATACCCACACTTTTTCGTCATATGGAACCCGTTAACCGGATCCCACAGAATTATTTCATGCCATCATATTGCGAAAATTTCCGATATGGCTACTAATTGTTATTACTCCTTTGGCGGCGAGCTTCTCTTTGGATTTGGGTACGACGCAACCAGAGATGATTACTTGGTAGTTTTAGCTTGGAAGGATGAAAAGAAGAATCAAGAAGGCCACTTTGATTTCTTCTCCTTGAGGTCCAATTCTTGGAGTAGTTTTAAGGAGGATGTTATTATTCCAGACCAACTAAAGAGGAGGAAAAAGTGGGCACACTCGATGTTCTTTAACGGGGCTATTCATTGGTTGAATCATGATGGTGATTATGATGCTATTGCTACTATTCTTGTCTTTGATACTAGCAAAAGGAAGGGTTTTTTGGAGATTGCTGTGCCAGAACAAGTAGGGAGGTATTACCCTTGCCATCTGACCGTATTGGGAGGGTGTTTAGCCTTGTATTATGATAAAGACGACGATGATTATGATAAATCTGTGATATGGGTGATGAAAGAGTATAATGTGCAGTCTTCTTGGACTTCCTATGAGATTCCTAGCAGTTACTTTGAGCCTGTGTGCTTGTCTGAGGATGGCGATTTTATAGGATTCGATGAATCACCTGGAATGTCGAAATATAATGTTAGAGGAGAGCTGCTCATGCGTTTTGATCGTTCTTGTAATTAG
- the LOC107486339 gene encoding uncharacterized protein LOC107486339, whose product MLFLSPKQSLLLIPIFVIAIIQTVPILARNAHVINFRSPNLYPESLAWDPQAQHFLLGSLQQRLIAAVSDAGVVETFISDTELPDGASILGIAVDSYRNRLLAVVHQSHNNNQPPFNALAAYDARSRHRIFLSLLPSSSEDTSPAAANDVAVDYDGNAFVTNSAGNYIWKVTADGEASIFSRSQLFTANIPATANNDSLLGLNGIAYVSKGYLLVVQSCTGKLFKVDAIDGTARVVILNEDLIGADDIALRKDGGVAAAVSPVNKMWFLKSEDSWAEGVVFDRLELDLRRFPTSVTMGEKGRVYVLYGHLDEGRVGDSVREGFGIAEVRSKREGQDDSIWLFVLMGVGFAFLMFWRFQMSQLVKKMHHKIN is encoded by the coding sequence ATGCTATTCTTATCACCCAAACAATCTCTATTACTTATTCCCATTTTTGTAATCGCTATCATCCAAACAGTCCCTATTCTCGCACGTAATGCtcacgtcatcaatttccgctCACCGAACCTGTATCCAGAATCACTCGCGTGGGATCCACAAGCGCAGCACTTCCTCCTTGGATCCCTCCAGCAGCGCCTTATCGCCGCAGTATCAGATGCCGGCGTCGTCGAAACCTTCATCTCCGACACCGAACTCCCTGACGGTGCTTCCATCCTCGGCATCGCCGTCGATTCTTACCGCAACCGCCTCCTCGCCGTCGTTCACCAGAGCCACAACAACAATCAACCTCCGTTCAACGCCCTCGCGGCCTACGACGCTCGCTCCCGCCACCGGATATTCCTCTCCTTGCTCCCTTCTTCCTCCGAAGACACGTCCCCCGCTGCCGCAAACGACGTCGCCGTCGACTACGACGGTAATGCCTTCGTAACAAACTCCGCGGGAAACTACATCTGGAAAGTAACCGCTGATGGCGAGGCCTCGATCTTCTCCAGATCTCAGCTCTTCACGGCGAACATTCCGGCGACGGCGAACAACGACAGCCTCTTAGGCCTCAATGGAATAGCTTACGTAAGCAAAGGTTACCTCCTCGTTGTTCAATCGTGCACGGGAAAACTATTCAAGGTTGACGCGATCGACGGAACAGCGAGGGTGGTGATTCTGAACGAGGATCTCATCGGCGCCGACGACATTGCCTTGAGGAAGGACGGTGGAGTTGCGGCGGCGGTGTCGCCGGTGAACAAGATGTGGTTCCTGAAGAGCGAAGACAGCTGGGCGGAGGGAGTGGTGTTCGACAGGTTGGAGCTGGATCTGCGACGGTTTCCGACATCGGTGACGATGGGAGAGAAGGGAAGGGTTTACGTGTTGTACGGACACTTGGACGAAGGGAGGGTTGGGGATTCGGTGAGGGAGGGTTTCGGAATCGCTGAGGTGCGGTCAAAGAGAGAGGGTCAAGATGACAGTATTTGGCTCTTTGTTTTAATGGGTGTAGGCTTCGCATTTTTAATGTTCTGGAGGTTCCAGATGAGCCAGCTTGTTAAAAAAATGCATCACAAGATTAATTGA
- the LOC107486208 gene encoding F-box protein CPR1-like translates to MDNNQKSINDLPLELFQAILLRVQAKDLFRLKFVSKLWFSLISDSNFVELHLHHSSGFAPSFFFNKNNEEARLVDLHALYNEGNEILHAAIEDVPLPFGNNKKEHDPYYFVVLGSCRGFDAILYGVAYDASNDDYLIVIAVKRYRFDCFSLRTNSWIKFNAVFPFPISILRQCLFYSRGLFFNGAIHWLIIHRSYYKAMLIFDAKERSFSTIALPEKERVGPVSDLVILGECLALYFSCYNNGKKTKIWVMKEYKVQSSWTLYEIHNICMIPLALSSNGSDFIMQDTKGDKIYKCNLEGELLQCFQLYSGVIHGAFFRRCTVYTESLATLPNNI, encoded by the exons ATGGATAATAACCAGAAGAGCATCAACGATCTTCCTCTGGAGTTGTTCCAAGCAATCTTATTGAGGGTGCAGGCCAAAGATCTATTCCGTCTCAAGTTTGTTTCTAAGCTATGGTTTTCTCTCATCTCCGATTCAAACTTCGTGGAATTACATCTTCACCACTCTTCCGGATTCGccccttcattcttcttcaacaAGAACAATGAGGAGGCTCGCTTGGTTGACCTACATGCACTATACAATGAAGGCAATGAAATTCTTCATGCTGCAATAGAAGATGTCCCTCTCCCTTTTGGGAATAATAAGAAGGAACACGACCCCTACTATTTTGTTGTTCTTGGATCCTGCAGAGGATTT GATGCGATTCTGTACGGTGTTGCTTATGATGCATCAAATGATGATTACTTGATAGTAATAGCTGTTAAGAGATACCGCTTTGATTGCTTTTCATTGCGGACCAATTCATGGATCAAATTTAATGCTGTATTCCCCTTCCCCATATCTATACTCAGGCAGTGTTTGTTTTACTCTCGGGGGTTGTTCTTTAATGGAGCTATACATTGGTTGATTATTCACCGTAGCTATTACAAAGCTATGCTAATCTTCGATGCTAAAGAAAGGAGTTTCTCAACGATAGCTCTGCCTGAAAAGGAACGTGTGGGGCCGGTGTCTGATCTGGTGATATTAGGAGAGTGTCTAGCTTTATATTTCTCATGCTACAATAATGGCAAGAAAACTAAGATATGGGTGATGAAGGAATATAAAGTGCAGTCATCTTGGACTCTCTATGAGATTCATAACATATGTATGATTCCTCTGGCCTTATCGTCCAATGGCAGTGATTTTATTATGCAAGATACCAAAGGTGATAAGATCTACAAGTGTAATCTTGAAGGAGAGTTGCTTCAATGTTTTCAACTCTATTCTGGTGTGATTCACGGTGCCTTCTTTCGAAGGTGCACTGTGTATACAGAGAGTCTCGCCACACTCCCCAACAACATCTGA
- the LOC127746718 gene encoding F-box/kelch-repeat protein At3g23880-like yields MRKLLERSAMFGFGYDASEDDYLVLLAWKNTREMEDYLGLFSLRTNSWTNSKVTLPNDPLKKRIISLPGLFLNGAIHWWIAPCFGTGMDVGGSIILVFDMIERHYWEMPVPKEIMTNYHPPGALVELGGCLAICFSNFDKKTDIWIMKEYRVQSSWTAYKIPCFLFRPLYLSNDGDIIGFDMLKSCLAKYNVNNGEMLQSCGKFCGLNDFCMYTESLLALPDDFMEGKE; encoded by the coding sequence ATGCGGAAGCTTCTCGAGCGCTCTGCTATGTTTGGCTTTGGATACGATGCATCAGAAGATGACTACTTGGTCCTTCTCGCTTGGAAGAATACCAGAGAAATGGAAGACTACTTGGGTTTATTTTCTTTGAGAACCAATTCATGGACGAATTCTAAGGTTACACTTCCAAATGACCCtttaaagaaaagaattatCTCGCTGCCTGGATTGTTTCTCAATGGGGCTATTCATTGGTGGATTGCCCCTTGTTTTGGTACAGGTATGGATGTTGGTGGTTCTATTATTCTTGTCTTTGATATGATTGAAAGGCATTACTGGGAGATGCCTGTGCCTAAAGAAATAATGACGAATTACCATCCTCCTGGGGCTCTTGTGGAACTGGGAGGGTGCCTAGCcatttgtttttcaaattttgacaAGAAAACCGACATATGGATTATGAAAGAATATAGAGTGCAGTCATCTTGGACAGCATACAAGATTCCTTGTTTTCTCTTTAGGCCTTTGTACTTATCCAATGATGGGGATATCATTGGATTTGATATGTTAAAATCATGTTTGGCAAAATATAATGTTAATAATGGAGAGATGCTCCAAAGTTGTGGCAAATTTTGTGGTTTGAATGACTTTTGCATGTATACTGAGAGTTTATTGGCTCTTCCTGATGATTTTATGGAAGGGaaggagtag
- the LOC107486209 gene encoding F-box/kelch-repeat protein At3g06240-like, whose amino-acid sequence MDMDVHSNKKNNINISIDDILPAELVREILMRIPIKNLVRLRCVSKLWNTLISDPNLPKSHFDLSLAPSHRLLVYPDDSTKPTTVDLDALIYSIHAGGYKNYSPMRKLLKRSAMFGFGYDASEDDYLVLFAWRNTRQMEDCLGLFSLRTNSWTTSKVTLPKDPLKKRIISLSGVFLNGAIHWWIAPRFGTGIGIDSGGAIILVFDMIERRFWEMPVPKEIMTNYHPPGALVELGGCLAIWFSNFDKKTDIWIMKEYKVQSSWTAYKIPCFFFRPLYLSNDGDIIGFDMLKSCLAKYNVNNGEMLQSCGKFCGLNDFCMYTESLLALPDDFMEDTNQDQSGKCQTGKRFKRAPIWRT is encoded by the exons ATGGACATGGACGTCCACagtaacaagaaaaataacataaacatcAGCATCGACGACATACTTCCTGCAGAGTTGGTACGAGAAATCTTAATGAGGATTCCCATAAAAAACCTTGTGCGTCTAAGGTGTGTTTCCAAGCTATGGAACACTTTGATCTCAGACCCCAACTTGCCAAAATCCCATTTTGATCTCTCTCTGGCACCATCACATAGACTCCTCGTCTATCCCGACGATTCCACCAAGCCAACAACTGTTGATTTAGATGCACTCatatattcaattcatgcaGGG GGATACAAGAATTATAGTCCTATGCGGAAGCTTCTCAAGCGCTCCGCTATGTTTGGCTTTGGATACGATGCATCAGAAGATGACTACTTGGTCCTTTTTGCTTGGAGGAATACCAGACAAATGGAAGACTGCTTGGGTTTATTTTCTTTGAGAACCAATTCATGGACGACTTCTAAGGTTACACTTCCAAAAGACCCTTTAAAGAAGAGAATTATCTCGCTGTCTGGGGTGTTTCTCAATGGGGCTATTCATTGGTGGATTGCCCCTCGTTTTGGTACTGGTATAGGTATTGATTCTGGTGGTGCTATTATTCTTGTCTTTGATATGATTGAAAGGCGTTTCTGGGAGATGCCTGTGCCAAAAGAAATAATGACGAATTACCATCCTCCTGGGGCTCTTGTGGAACTGGGAGGGTGCCTAGCCATTTGGTTTTCAAATTTCGACAAGAAAACCGACATATGGATTATGAAAGAATATAAAGTGCAGTCATCTTGGACAGCATACAAGATTCCTTGTTTTTTCTTTAGGCCTTTGTACTTATCCAATGATGGGGATATCATTGGATTTGATATGTTAAAATCATGTTTGGCAAAATATAATGTTAATAATGGAGAGATGCTCCAAAGTTGTGGCAAATTTTGTGGTTTGAATGACTTTTGCATGTATACAGAGAGTTTATTGGCTCTTCCTGATGATTTTATGGAAG ATACGAATCAAGACCAATCTGGAAAGTGCCAAACTGGAAAGAGATTTAAGAGGGCACCAATTTGGAGAACATGA
- the LOC127746719 gene encoding F-box protein CPR1-like encodes MGNNQKSINELLTLELLQAILLRVSAKHLLPLRFVSKLWLSLISDPTFVEFHIHHTSEFTTPSYFFTQNNQLVGSLDLHALFHGGATLGGSIEKFSLPFPWKKNIPSRLLVLGSCRGFVLLHHQEPYYFILWNPLTQSHKKISYYNVVEENNYWYNQNPVLQGIGHDASNDDYLIVIAFKEDQLHCFSLRTNSWTKIDVAPPIPLVTHGFKPEGLFFKGAIHWLSYRSNNQDILIFDVKKRRFSTIPLPEQKLTWWSSKLVILGGCLALNFFNYGDYKRTQIWVLKEYKVPSSWTLLYEIPHHCVHSLFLSNDSDFIVVDRANNNFAKYNLEGERLQCFKYLDYGFLPLEYNGTVYIPSLATLPSCDKKKRKNEDIKFVKDDWNHKEVKQGT; translated from the exons ATGGGTAACAACCAGAAGAGCATCAACGAGCTTCTCACTCTGGAGTTGCTCCAAGCAATCTTACTGAGGGTATCAGCCAAGCATCTCCTTCCTCTCAGGTTTGTTTCTAAGCTATGGCTCTCTCTCATTTCCGATCCAACCTTCGTGGAATTTCATATTCACCACACTTCAGAATTCACCACCCCTTCATACTTCTTCACCCAGAATAATCAACTGGTTGGCTCCCTTGACCTACACGCACTCTTTCATGGTGGCGCCACCCTTGGCGGCTCAATAGAAAAATTCTCTCTCCCTTTCCCATGGAAGAAGAACATACCCTCCCGTTTACTTGTTCTTGGATCATGCAGAGGGTTTGTATTGTTACACCACCAGGAaccatattattttattctatggaATCCATTGACCCAATCccacaaaaaaatatcttactATAATGTTGTTGAAGAAAATAATTATTGGTATAATCAAAATCCGGTTCTTCAAGGCATTGGTCATGATGCATCAAATGATGATTACTTAATAGTTATAGCCTTTAAGGAAGACCAGCTTCATTGTTTTTCGTTGAGGACTAATTCATGGACCAAGATTGATGTTGCACCCCCCATACCTTTGGTAACCCACGGGTTTAAACCTGAGGGATTGTTCTTTAAGGGAGCTATACATTGGTTGTCTTATCGATCTAACAATCAAGATATTCTAATCTTTGATGTGAAGAAAAGGAGATTCTCAACGATACCTTTACCTGAACAAAAACTAACGTGGTGGTCCTCCAAACTCGTGATATTAGGAGGGTGCCTAGCTTTGAATTTCTTCAACTACGGTGATTATAAAAGAACTCAGATATGGGTGTTGAAGGAATATAAAGTGCCATCATCTTGGACTCTTCTCTACGAGATTCCTCACCACTGCGTTCATTCTTTATTCTTATCTAATGACAGTGATTTTATTGTGGTAGATCGTGCCAATAACAATTTTGCCAAGTATAATCTTGAAGGAGAGAGGCTTCAGTGTTTTAAATACTTGGACTATGGTTTCTTACCTTTAGAGTACAATGGTACTGTGTATATACCGAGTCTCGCCACACTCCCCAGCTGTGACAAGAAGAAACGGAAAAATG AAGACATCAAGTTTGTGAAGGATGATTGGAATCACAAAGAGGTCAAACAAGGAACGTGA